GCGCCGGCGGCACGAATCGCCTCGGCCGCATGGGGGTACGTCGGCGTCTCGATGACCACCCGATCCCCACGACCGACGAGAACGGTCGACAGGAGGTGGATCGCCGACTGCGCACCTGTCGTCACGACGATCTGGCTCGGGTCGGTCGGGATGCCGCGTGCGCTGTATCGGTCGGCAATCGCTTCTCGGAGTTCGATGGCGCCCCGGATGTCATAGCCCGACCGAGCGACGATGCGTGCGGCATCCGCCGCGGCCTCCGCGATGATGCCGGCGAGCCCCGGCCACGCGGCGGGACTGGCCTGTTGCAAATCGATGGCGCCGGTCGTGGCCGCTGCGCCTCCGATGTCACGGCTCGGCCGCGCCGTCGTCACGCTTCCCGATCCGCGAAGGCTTGCGATATGACCGGTGTCGCGCAGGCTGCGATATGCCGCAGCGACCGTCGTTCGGCTCACCGAGAGTGCAGCGGCGAGTTCTCGTTCGGCGGGAAGAGCGGTGTGCGCGGCGATGCGGTTGTCGAGGCACAGGATGCGGATGCTGTCGGCGAGGGCCTCATACGCCGGCTCCCGCGTGCGCCACCCGCCCAGCATCCCGGCGAACGTCCGCGCCCCGATCCTCGAGTCCATGGTGGCCACAGTATCCGAATTGGACTGGTAGTAGATGTCCAATTGTGAGATTGGATTGCTGCATGACTGCACGTCTTGCTCGCCTGCTCATCGGTCTCATCCTCTACGGCGTTGGTTGCGGCGTCATGGTGCAGGCCCAGATCGGCGTGGATCCTTGGACGGTCTTCGCGCAGGGACTGTCGGTGCAGACGGGGGCGGGCATCGGATGGATCACGAACCTCGTCGGCCTGCTCGTGCTGCTGCTGTGGATTCCGCTGCGCCAACGGCCGGGCATCGGCACCCTTGCCAACATCCTCCTCGTCGGAACCAGCATGCAGCTGACGATCTTGGCGCTTCCGGCGATGAATGGATTCGTGACGCAAGTGATCGTGTTCCTCGGCGGGATGGCGCTGGTCGCGCTGGCCTCGGGAATCTACATCGGAGCGCGCTTGGGGCCGGGGCCGCGCGATGGCCTCATGACCGGCATGAACTCCCGGCTCGGGTGGCCGGTATGGGCATGTCGACTCACGATCGAGGCGACCGTGCTTCTGTTCGGGTGGCTCCTCGGCGGCACCGTGGGCCTCGGCACGGTGCTGTTCGCAGCCGGCATCGGTCCCCTGGTCCACGTCGCTCTGCGACTGCTCGACGTGTCACGTCGCGGGGCCGCGGCCCAGGTCGACCCCGGTCGAGACCCGGTCGCGGCGGCGGGCGCCCCGCGCGTGGGCTGATCCGATCGCGCAGGGAGGCGCGCCGTGGCGGTGCGGGCTGCGCAGCAGAGCGCCTAGTGCTGGCGGAACTGCGGCCAGTCGGACCCGGGAGCAAGGTGGCTGTGGAGGGCGCTCTTCGCGACCTCCATGGACGGATACGTGCCGACACTCGCGGTGGCGCCGGCGACCGTGGGCGTGTAGCCCTCCTCGCTCTTTCTCACCGTGCCGACGACGTTGCCGTCAGTGCCGTATGCGACCCACAAGGTGGATGATGCCGAGGTCATGATGACTCCTCTCGTCACCGCCGACGGTACGCGCTCGCGGCGGAACTATCGAGGGGTCGGCTCACCGTCATCCGACGAGCGACACTCCGAAGCCGGCCACCACCTGGCGCAGTTCGGTGAGGTAGCGCTGGGCCTGGTCGGTCAACGGCACCGCCGTGCGCCCGATCCATCCGATCTCGATCTGCTCGTCGACGTCGAGCGCAACGGCCACGATCTCGGGATCGAGGTCGTCGCTGATGATGCCCGTCGAGATGGTGTAACCGTTCAAGCCGATCATCAGGTTGAAGATCGTGGCGCGATCCGAGACGCGGATCTCGCGCGAGCTCGACAGCGTCGACAGGATCTCTTCGGCGAAGTAGAACGAGTTGTTCGCACCCTGATCGAACGTGAGTCGAGGCAACGATGAGAGGTCTTCGAGACTCACGCTCCGCTGCAGCGAGAGCGGGTTTCGGCGCGAGACGAAGACGTGCGGTGCAGCGACGAAGAGCGTGTGAAATGCCAACCCCGAGTCGCGCAGGAGCTTTCCGATGACGTTGCGGTTGAACTCATTGCGAAACAGGATGCCGAGTTCGCTGCGCAGCGTGCGCACATCCTCGATGATGTCGAAGGTGCGCGTCTCGCGCAGCGAGAACTCGTACTCGTCGGCGTCCGTTGCTCTGACCATGCGGACGAACGCGTCGACGGCGAAGGAGTAGTGCTGGGTGGAGACGCCCAGCAGGCGCCGCGAGGGAGCAGCGCCGAGGTAGCGCTGTTCGAGCAGTGCAGCCTGCTCGACGACCTGCCGGGCGTATCCGAGGAACTCGATGCCGTCGGTGGTCAGGCTCACTCCGCGGGCGGTTCGCAGCAGCAGGTCGCGTCCGATCTTCTTCTCGAGGTCGCGCATCGCAGCGGACATCGTCGGCTGCGACACGAACAGCAGGTCGGCCGCCGCACTGATCGACCCCTCCGCAGCGACCTCGATGAAGTACTGGAGGTGCTTCAGTGTGATTCCCATCGGGGGCCGAGACATAGCCACAGACTATATGGGCGCATAGTTTGAGCGCATTACTCGATGACAGCGCTCGTCCCGCATGCTCGGATCAGCATCATTCGCGGCCGTACCGGCCCCTGCCCAGGATTGGCCCTCGCATGGCGAACGACATCGCTTTCAGCATCACGACCACTCGTTTCGACGAGGACTACGCACCCGCCGCACATTCGCGTGTGACGACGAACTTCGCGAATCTGGCGCGTGGCGCCGGGCGCCGCCAGAACCTCCGCAACGCGCTCGCGATGATCGACCGTCGGTTCAACGAGCTCGCCGCCGGCGACGATCAGGGCGCCGAGCGCTATCGGGTCGAACTCGACATCGTCACGGTGCAGCTGCAATTCGACGACACGGCCGAGGCCGAGCGCTTCCCCATCATCGAGGTTCTCGACGTCGGCATCCTCGATCACCGCACGGGTGAGCGCCACCGCGGCATCGTCGGCAACAATTTCTCCTCATATCTGCGCGACTACGATTTCAGCGTCGTGCTGCCGGCAGCGACAGCCGCCGCGGGGACGTTCACCGTTCCGGAGGATTTCGGCATCCTGCACGGTGAGCTCTTCCAACGGTTCTTGGCGTCGGATGCCTACCGGCAGCGCTTCGCGGGCTCGCCGGTGATCTGCATCAGCGTGTCGACAAGCCGCACGTACCGTCGCACGGGCCTCGTCCACCCGGTGCTCGGCACCGAGTACGTTCAGGATGACTTTTCTCTCACCGACGAATACTTCGCCCGGATGGGTCTGCAGGTGCGCTACTTCATGCCGCGCAGCTCCGTCGCACCACTGGCGTTCTACTTCCGCGGCGACTTGCTGAACGACTTCTCCGATCTGCAACTGATCGGCACGATCGCGACGATGGAGACGTTCCAGAAGATCTATCGTCCCGAGGTGTACAACGCACTCACCCCCGCCGGCGAGGTCTACCGTCCCACCCTGGATCATGTCGACTTCGTCCGCACCGAGATCGACTACGACCGTGAGGAGCGCAGCCAGCTGGCCGTCACCCAGGGCCGCTACGCCGAGGAGTACTTCGTGAAGCCCCACCTCCAGACCCTGGAACAGTGGATCGCCGGCGTGGCGGAGCCCGTCGCATGACCGGCGACGGCACCGTCCATCAGGCTCCTCTGCTGCCGGTGACGACGGTCGGCAGCCTCCCCAAGCCCGCCTGGCTCGCCGAGCCCGAGGTGCTCTGGTCGCCGTGGCAGCTGCACGGCGACGTGCTCGCCGATGGCAAACGCGACGCGCTGCGCGCCGTGGTGCACGAGCAGCAACGGCGCGGCGTCGACATCATCACCGATGGCGAGCAGACCCGTCAGCACTTCGTCACGACCTTCATCGAGCACCTCGACGGCGTCGACTTCGACAACCGCGAGACGGTGCGCATCCGCAACCGCTACGACGCCAGCGTGCCGACGGTGGTCGGCGCGGTCGGTCGTCGCGCGTCCGTCTTCGTCGAGGATGCGGCGTTCTTGCGCGGGCAGACCGACCTGCCCATCAAATGGGCTCTGCCAGGACCGATGACGATGATCGACACGTTGGCGGATCGGCACTATGGCAGCCGTGAAAAGCTCGCGTGGGAGTTCGCGACGATCCTCAATGAGGAGGCTCGCGAACTCGAAGCCGCCGGAGTGGACATCATCCAGTTCGACGAGCCGGCGTTCAACGTCTTCTTCGACGAGTTGAAGGACTGGGGAATCGCTGCGCTCGAACGCGCCGCGGAGGGCCTGCGCGTCGAGACCGCGGTGCACATCTGCTACGGGTACGGCATCAAGGCGAACACCGACTGGAAGGCGACACTCGGATCCGAGTGGCGTCAGTACGAGGAGTCCTTCCCTCTTCTGCAGCGCTCGCGCATCGATATCGTCTCGCTGGAGAGCCAGCACTCGAATGTGCCGATCGAGCTCATCGAACTCATCCGCGGCAAGAAGGTCATGCTCGGCGCCCTCGACGTGGCCAGCGCGCACGTCGAGACCCCGGAAGAGGTCGCGGCGGTGCTGCGGCGGGCGTTGCCGTTCGTCGACGCCGACAAGCTGATTCCGAGTTCGAACTGCGGGATGGCCCCGCTGTCACGGGAGGTCGCATTCGGCAAACTGAGCGCACTGTCCGCCGGAGCAGCACTCGTACGCGCCGAGCTGGCAGGCGCGGACTCGTGACGGGCGGCTCGATGCGGTGCCCCCGGCAGGATTCGAACCTGCGACCAACGGATTAGAAGGCCGTCGCTCTTCCACTGAGCTACGGAGGCGCTCTTCCAGCGTACTGTGGTCGCCGGCCCGACGCTGATCGTGACGCGTCGGCGCCGAGGTCGCAGGCCCTCATTAGGATGAACGCATGGTGAATGCCGCGGAGAACGATCGTCTCGTCTGGATCGATTGCGAGATGACCGGTCTCGACCTCGACGTCGACGAACTCGTCGAGATCGCGATCGTGGTCACCGACTTCGAGCTCAACGTCCTCGACCCCGGCTTCCAGGTGGTGATCAAACCCGACGCCTCGGCGCTGGCGAACATGAACGATTTCGTCACGCGTATGCACGAGACCTCCGGGCTCCTCGCCGAGATCCCGGACGGTATCAGCCTGGCCGAGGCGGAGTTCGAAGCTCTCGAGTACATCCAGAGGTTCGCTCCTGAGGGCAAGGCGCCGCTTGCGGGAAACACGATCGGCACCGACCGGATGTTCCTTGCGAAGTACATGCCGCGTGTCGACCGCTGGCTCCATTACCGCAGCGTCGACGTCTCCAGCATCAAAGAGCTGTCTCGGCGCTGGTACCCGCGCGCGTACTTCAACGCGCCGGCGAAGGACGGTGGCCACCGGGCACTGGCCGACATCCTCGAGTCGATTCGTGAGCTGGCGTACTACCGGCAGGCCGTCTTCGTTCCGGAGCCGGGGCCCTCCAGCGACCAGGCACGCGACGCGGCGGCCGCCGTCGTGTCGTCGTATGCCTCCGGTGTGTAATACAATCGTCTGGTTGCCTGGAAGCAGGCGCATGGTGGCTATAGCTCAGTTGGTAGAGCACCGCGTTGTGGTCGCGGGGGTCGCGGGTTCAAGCCCCGTTAGCCACCCCACTTTCTCCCCGATCGGGATGTCGACATGATCGAGATGGACGCCGACGCGTTCGAAGCTCTCGTCTCCGACGAACTCGATCTGCTGCCCGAGCGTATGCTCGTCGGACTCGACAACGTCGTCTTCGTCGTCGAGGACCGGCCCGAGGACGGTTCCCTCGACCTGCTCGGTCTCTACGACGGTCTGGCGTTGACAGAGCGCGACCGTTACGGCACCGGGGAGCTGCCCGACCGGATCATCCTCTACCGTGAGCCGCATCTGCACGCCTGCGGCTCGATCGTGGAGCTCCGGGACGAAGTGCACACCACACTGGTGCACGAGATCGCGCACTTCTACGGGATCGACGACGAGCGCCTGCACGAGTTGGGTTGGGCATGACGATTCCCCTCGAGGATGTCCGCCTGGAGGAGCGCTCGGAGGTGACCGGTCCCTGGCAGACGGTGGTCTGGAACGATTCGGTCAACTTGATGAGCTACGTCGTCCATGTGTTCCGCACCTACTTCGGTTACACCCGCGAGCATGCCGAGCGTCTGATGCTGCTGGTGCACCACGAGGGCCACGCGGTCGTCGCGGAGGGCGCGCGTGAGCAGATGGAGCTCCACGTCCAGGCGATGCACGACTACGGCCTCTGGGCGACCGTCAGGAGGGCCGACACATGACGAGGGTGCGGATGGCGGTGTCCGCGCTGGAAGCCGCGCATCTCACGGACATCGTCCTGCAGTTCACGGATCTGCTCACCGAGGCCATCGACGGAGTCGATGATCCGGGCGTCGCGCGCCTCGTTCCCGACGGCTACCGGGACGCTGCGGAGGATGCCGCGGAGTTTCGTCGTCTGACCCAGGACGACCTCCTCGATCGGCGTCGTGATGATGCGGCGCTGGTGCTGGCGACGCTGCAACGCGATGGCCAGACACGGCGTCCGCAAGACCTGGACCGCGCGGACGCCGAGGCCGAGGTGATCGTCGAACTGGATGCCGGTGCTGTCGCGGCGTGGTTGCGAACGTTGACCGCGGTGCGGCTGGTGATCGCGACACGCCTCGGGATCACCACAGAAGAGGAGCAGGACGACGACCCCC
The DNA window shown above is from Microbacterium laevaniformans and carries:
- the yczE gene encoding membrane protein YczE → MTARLARLLIGLILYGVGCGVMVQAQIGVDPWTVFAQGLSVQTGAGIGWITNLVGLLVLLLWIPLRQRPGIGTLANILLVGTSMQLTILALPAMNGFVTQVIVFLGGMALVALASGIYIGARLGPGPRDGLMTGMNSRLGWPVWACRLTIEATVLLFGWLLGGTVGLGTVLFAAGIGPLVHVALRLLDVSRRGAAAQVDPGRDPVAAAGAPRVG
- a CDS encoding LysR family transcriptional regulator; protein product: MSRPPMGITLKHLQYFIEVAAEGSISAAADLLFVSQPTMSAAMRDLEKKIGRDLLLRTARGVSLTTDGIEFLGYARQVVEQAALLEQRYLGAAPSRRLLGVSTQHYSFAVDAFVRMVRATDADEYEFSLRETRTFDIIEDVRTLRSELGILFRNEFNRNVIGKLLRDSGLAFHTLFVAAPHVFVSRRNPLSLQRSVSLEDLSSLPRLTFDQGANNSFYFAEEILSTLSSSREIRVSDRATIFNLMIGLNGYTISTGIISDDLDPEIVAVALDVDEQIEIGWIGRTAVPLTDQAQRYLTELRQVVAGFGVSLVG
- a CDS encoding putative oxygenase MesX — protein: MANDIAFSITTTRFDEDYAPAAHSRVTTNFANLARGAGRRQNLRNALAMIDRRFNELAAGDDQGAERYRVELDIVTVQLQFDDTAEAERFPIIEVLDVGILDHRTGERHRGIVGNNFSSYLRDYDFSVVLPAATAAAGTFTVPEDFGILHGELFQRFLASDAYRQRFAGSPVICISVSTSRTYRRTGLVHPVLGTEYVQDDFSLTDEYFARMGLQVRYFMPRSSVAPLAFYFRGDLLNDFSDLQLIGTIATMETFQKIYRPEVYNALTPAGEVYRPTLDHVDFVRTEIDYDREERSQLAVTQGRYAEEYFVKPHLQTLEQWIAGVAEPVA
- a CDS encoding methionine synthase; the protein is MTGDGTVHQAPLLPVTTVGSLPKPAWLAEPEVLWSPWQLHGDVLADGKRDALRAVVHEQQRRGVDIITDGEQTRQHFVTTFIEHLDGVDFDNRETVRIRNRYDASVPTVVGAVGRRASVFVEDAAFLRGQTDLPIKWALPGPMTMIDTLADRHYGSREKLAWEFATILNEEARELEAAGVDIIQFDEPAFNVFFDELKDWGIAALERAAEGLRVETAVHICYGYGIKANTDWKATLGSEWRQYEESFPLLQRSRIDIVSLESQHSNVPIELIELIRGKKVMLGALDVASAHVETPEEVAAVLRRALPFVDADKLIPSSNCGMAPLSREVAFGKLSALSAGAALVRAELAGADS
- the orn gene encoding oligoribonuclease, whose amino-acid sequence is MVNAAENDRLVWIDCEMTGLDLDVDELVEIAIVVTDFELNVLDPGFQVVIKPDASALANMNDFVTRMHETSGLLAEIPDGISLAEAEFEALEYIQRFAPEGKAPLAGNTIGTDRMFLAKYMPRVDRWLHYRSVDVSSIKELSRRWYPRAYFNAPAKDGGHRALADILESIRELAYYRQAVFVPEPGPSSDQARDAAAAVVSSYASGV
- a CDS encoding metallopeptidase family protein; its protein translation is MIEMDADAFEALVSDELDLLPERMLVGLDNVVFVVEDRPEDGSLDLLGLYDGLALTERDRYGTGELPDRIILYREPHLHACGSIVELRDEVHTTLVHEIAHFYGIDDERLHELGWA
- the clpS gene encoding ATP-dependent Clp protease adapter ClpS; translated protein: MTIPLEDVRLEERSEVTGPWQTVVWNDSVNLMSYVVHVFRTYFGYTREHAERLMLLVHHEGHAVVAEGAREQMELHVQAMHDYGLWATVRRADT
- a CDS encoding DUF2017 family protein, whose amino-acid sequence is MTRVRMAVSALEAAHLTDIVLQFTDLLTEAIDGVDDPGVARLVPDGYRDAAEDAAEFRRLTQDDLLDRRRDDAALVLATLQRDGQTRRPQDLDRADAEAEVIVELDAGAVAAWLRTLTAVRLVIATRLGITTEEEQDDDPRFGVYNWLGFRLEGLLQAIED